In the Bacillus tuaregi genome, one interval contains:
- a CDS encoding Ger(x)C family spore germination protein has translation MIGHTFKSLTITVCLCLLVVTSCSNDIGEIEQQNYATAIGVDYENGEYVIYIQMIGLESIAKSEGGDKSSPKVYVSKTTGKTFIDGFFKAYHTAQERIIWAHVTAILISQSALEQGLENIFDGITRYYEFRPTPWVFGTKDSIEDILTNTGFFQQSSLYTILHNPDSSYEQSSTIMPLKLNQFGREVFEPGRTTALPSLSINKKQWKVNKKKEPKLEIDGAFFLKEEKFKGFFSWEQIKGIRWITPGTERTALLVPKRNKPEFLAVLKKQRFHIQPVKSGDHFQFNLTYQATGIISNRMENNVVNIETMEDYTQETILAEIRDLYRLGLKHNIDFLNLEHQLYRKRNSDWERLKKQNQDTFIRDNSIKDMNASITIEHSGSFKNRKIKIKE, from the coding sequence ATGATCGGACACACATTCAAATCTTTGACTATCACGGTTTGCTTATGTTTACTGGTGGTTACCTCATGTAGTAATGATATCGGTGAAATTGAACAACAAAACTATGCAACCGCCATCGGGGTGGACTATGAGAATGGAGAATACGTGATTTATATTCAAATGATTGGTTTAGAGTCGATTGCGAAAAGTGAGGGTGGTGATAAAAGTTCTCCTAAGGTATACGTTTCGAAAACAACGGGAAAAACCTTTATCGATGGTTTTTTTAAAGCGTATCATACGGCACAGGAACGGATAATATGGGCACATGTGACAGCAATTCTTATTTCTCAATCCGCCTTAGAGCAGGGCTTAGAAAATATTTTCGATGGAATCACCCGATATTATGAGTTTCGTCCGACTCCATGGGTGTTTGGTACAAAGGATTCCATCGAAGACATCTTGACTAACACTGGATTTTTTCAGCAAAGCTCTCTATATACGATTTTGCATAATCCTGATAGCTCCTATGAACAAAGCTCGACGATTATGCCACTGAAATTAAACCAGTTTGGCAGAGAAGTCTTCGAGCCGGGTCGAACCACGGCTTTGCCTTCCCTTTCTATTAATAAGAAGCAGTGGAAGGTCAACAAGAAGAAAGAGCCAAAATTAGAAATAGATGGCGCCTTTTTTCTTAAGGAGGAAAAGTTTAAGGGCTTCTTCTCTTGGGAGCAGATTAAAGGAATACGTTGGATTACGCCCGGAACGGAACGTACTGCCTTGCTCGTGCCAAAAAGGAATAAACCAGAATTCCTGGCTGTCCTTAAAAAGCAGCGGTTTCATATTCAGCCGGTTAAAAGCGGCGATCACTTTCAGTTTAATTTAACCTATCAGGCGACCGGTATAATCAGTAATCGGATGGAAAATAATGTGGTCAACATTGAGACAATGGAAGACTACACCCAAGAAACCATCCTAGCGGAAATCAGAGACCTATACAGATTAGGACTAAAGCATAATATCGATTTTCTGAACCTCGAGCATCAGCTATACCGAAAGCGGAATTCTGACTGGGAAAGATTGAAGAAGCAGAATCAGGACACCTTTATACGGGACAATAGCATTAAAGACATGAATGCTTCGATTACCATAGAACATTCTGGCTCGTTTAAGAACCGGAAGATCAAGATTAAAGAATAG
- a CDS encoding spore germination protein has product MNQLEELDFLLKKGELSNEEINDFFKNYSDIQFMSIESDLNIQVYYCKGMLDTTQLNEYFNPILLSISTDDHTRYQSEELPPVKHVHTMKEMLQHVFSGFLILFREGTPFFHVYNIAKVPQRNPEESSTEVSIKGPKDSFTEEIYTNISLIRKRMKSEQLYCEAFELGSLSKTEVSLLYLKNKAKPEVIAEIRKRLDEFDSESVIGSGQLEQWVSDHTYSLFPLIDYVTRPDFAIETMLRGKFILIVNGSPSVLVGPITLIELIKSPEDIHFPYYFVIFGRMLRIIGLMISIFLPGFWIALSNINMDQLPFALLATVIVSREGLPLPIGLEALLILGLFELLREAGVRMPAVVGQTVSIVGGLIIGDAAIRAGLASPTMIVVIALTAVSSYTLVNQSLVGTVTLLRIYILILSIFLGVYGLLIGYFSTLVYLSKLESFKLPYLEPFISLNMKKIADAFVVNSINRKTGKTSFLQRRRK; this is encoded by the coding sequence ATGAACCAACTAGAAGAACTGGATTTTCTGTTAAAAAAAGGGGAGCTTTCTAATGAGGAAATCAATGATTTTTTCAAAAATTATAGTGATATTCAATTTATGTCGATTGAGAGTGATTTAAACATTCAAGTCTACTATTGTAAAGGCATGCTGGATACCACTCAGTTAAATGAATATTTTAATCCCATTCTGCTGAGCATCAGTACAGATGATCATACTCGATATCAATCCGAGGAGCTTCCACCTGTAAAGCATGTGCACACGATGAAAGAGATGCTGCAACATGTCTTTTCAGGATTTCTCATCCTCTTTCGGGAAGGGACGCCTTTTTTCCATGTATATAATATTGCCAAGGTCCCGCAGCGCAATCCGGAGGAATCTAGTACAGAGGTTTCGATTAAAGGACCAAAGGATAGTTTTACAGAAGAGATTTATACCAATATCTCCTTGATTCGAAAAAGAATGAAATCCGAACAGCTCTATTGTGAAGCCTTTGAACTTGGTTCCCTTAGTAAAACGGAGGTCTCGCTTCTCTATTTGAAAAATAAAGCCAAACCGGAGGTCATTGCAGAGATAAGAAAGCGTTTGGATGAATTTGACTCAGAAAGTGTGATTGGCAGCGGCCAATTGGAGCAATGGGTATCTGACCACACCTATTCCCTCTTTCCGTTAATCGATTATGTGACTCGTCCTGATTTTGCGATTGAAACCATGCTGCGGGGAAAGTTTATCCTAATTGTAAATGGGTCACCGTCTGTTTTGGTTGGTCCGATTACTCTTATCGAGTTAATCAAATCCCCTGAGGATATTCATTTCCCTTATTATTTTGTCATCTTTGGACGGATGCTTCGCATTATCGGCTTAATGATTTCCATCTTTCTGCCCGGGTTTTGGATCGCCTTATCCAATATTAATATGGATCAGCTTCCTTTTGCTCTTCTGGCTACAGTTATCGTTTCCCGAGAAGGGCTGCCGTTACCGATTGGGCTAGAGGCCCTGTTAATTCTTGGGCTTTTTGAGCTTTTACGAGAAGCTGGCGTTCGAATGCCTGCAGTGGTTGGACAAACCGTGTCCATTGTCGGGGGGTTGATTATTGGAGATGCCGCCATCCGGGCAGGCTTAGCTTCACCGACAATGATTGTCGTCATCGCCTTGACAGCAGTTTCTAGCTACACGCTTGTCAATCAGTCCCTAGTTGGAACAGTTACCCTTTTACGGATTTACATCTTGATTCTTTCCATCTTTCTAGGCGTATACGGGCTATTGATAGGTTATTTCAGTACACTTGTTTATTTATCCAAGCTGGAATCCTTTAAACTGCCATATCTTGAGCCTTTTATCTCCTTGAATATGAAGAAAATAGCAGATGCGTTTGTTGTGAATTCGATTAACCGAAAAACAGGGAAAACTTCTTTTTTACAGAGACGGAGAAAATGA
- a CDS encoding GerAB/ArcD/ProY family transporter, which produces MKFSRLQMFFVLLLFIGISNHVLIMPHLLTTGQRDAWISALVAYLFLLFWGFLIYLIMKRNQERLRLEDWVKARAGGMVSRFIMAFFIIYVLTISAVSFYDLIQSVNIYFLPETPSFVVMLPFLIICAWAAYSGMKSIIYTSTIILPIVWILGFFVAFFTMEEKDYSYIFPVLTNGYEPVLKGVIIILGGSADLLILLLIQHHMQNTFSYKNLFTLITILVWLILGPTLGVLSSFGPSIAADMRFPAFEQWRLVTLGEYVSHVDFLAVYQLLSGVFIRVSLGLFLLLDSIKTQSKRTKFTLLVVFSLILTIVTTVPTSDVQVQIAIGKVFYPISFICSMFFTFSLFLISYLPMKRGIQDQ; this is translated from the coding sequence ATGAAATTTTCGCGGCTGCAGATGTTTTTTGTGCTGCTTTTGTTTATCGGTATTTCGAATCATGTATTAATCATGCCCCACCTGTTAACAACGGGACAGCGTGATGCATGGATAAGTGCATTGGTTGCTTACTTGTTCTTACTTTTTTGGGGCTTCCTTATTTATCTGATTATGAAACGGAACCAAGAAAGACTCCGATTGGAGGATTGGGTCAAGGCACGTGCTGGCGGGATGGTTTCACGGTTCATCATGGCCTTTTTCATCATTTATGTCCTGACCATTAGCGCCGTTTCTTTTTATGATTTAATTCAATCGGTGAATATTTATTTTCTCCCAGAAACCCCGTCCTTTGTTGTCATGCTGCCCTTTCTCATCATCTGTGCGTGGGCGGCCTATAGCGGGATGAAATCGATTATTTACACTTCTACCATTATATTGCCAATTGTATGGATATTAGGCTTTTTTGTTGCCTTTTTTACAATGGAAGAAAAGGATTATTCCTATATTTTCCCCGTTCTAACAAATGGCTATGAACCGGTTCTTAAAGGGGTCATCATCATCCTTGGCGGCAGCGCTGATTTACTAATCCTTTTACTCATCCAGCATCATATGCAGAATACCTTTAGCTATAAAAATCTTTTTACCCTTATCACGATTCTAGTTTGGTTAATCCTCGGTCCAACGCTCGGAGTCCTTTCTTCATTTGGACCAAGCATTGCAGCAGATATGCGCTTTCCTGCCTTTGAGCAGTGGAGGCTTGTCACACTGGGGGAATATGTTTCACATGTTGACTTTTTAGCCGTTTATCAATTGCTAAGCGGAGTGTTTATCCGCGTCTCATTAGGATTATTCCTTCTATTAGATTCCATTAAGACACAATCTAAGCGTACAAAATTCACTCTACTTGTGGTTTTTTCTCTCATATTAACCATCGTTACAACGGTGCCTACCAGCGATGTGCAGGTCCAAATCGCGATTGGAAAGGTTTTTTACCCGATTTCTTTTATCTGCAGTATGTTCTTTACGTTCTCCCTGTTTTTGATTAGTTATTTACCAATGAAGCGAGGCATACAAGACCAATGA
- a CDS encoding KdsC family phosphatase, translated as MNIKMLVLDVDGTLTDGKIYMGSHGEMMKAFNVKDGFGIVKLQAQGIVPVIMTGRVSEIVEQRAKELGITEIHQGIKDKVKVLRQIADRYQYQLEEVAYIGDDENDIESMKLCGVVGCPADAVDSVIEIADYVCKRKGGKGAVREFIEYLLE; from the coding sequence ATGAATATAAAAATGCTTGTGTTAGATGTCGATGGAACGCTTACGGACGGTAAAATCTATATGGGTTCACATGGGGAAATGATGAAGGCTTTTAATGTGAAAGATGGATTTGGCATTGTTAAGCTTCAAGCTCAAGGGATTGTTCCTGTTATTATGACAGGGCGTGTATCCGAGATAGTAGAGCAAAGGGCCAAGGAGCTAGGAATAACCGAGATCCATCAAGGGATAAAAGACAAGGTGAAGGTATTAAGACAAATCGCTGATCGGTATCAATATCAGCTTGAGGAAGTAGCCTATATCGGTGATGATGAGAATGATATTGAATCTATGAAGCTATGTGGAGTAGTAGGCTGCCCAGCAGATGCAGTAGATTCTGTAATAGAGATTGCGGATTATGTATGCAAACGAAAAGGTGGAAAGGGTGCCGTTAGGGAATTCATTGAATATCTGCTTGAGTGA
- a CDS encoding glycosyltransferase, whose translation MMNKKVLFISSSIGLGHAARDLAIAKEMKKRNPDIEISWLAGDPARRVIEEAGEYLLPECQLLGEDSLLAEQVSNGYGLNVNTYLFRVLLEWRKSIAVINKITKENQFDLIIADEAYELILAFLLFPGIKRKAPFVMIYDFFGFDATTKNPIEKLGTYLWNFAWITGNRIPWVEDLSLFVGEADDIADKSYGLFLPSARKHAEKHYNFLGNILAFDPQNYRDSVELKSQLGYGKGPLIICAVGGTAIGVDLLNLCSRTYGLLKAKVPDLQMVLVCGPRIDPDSVTVTEGIEINGYVPELYKHLAASDLAIVQGGGTTTIELASMRKNFLYFPLEEHFEQKLVSDKLTRLGAGVKMNFSETDEGTLAKAVLDHLGKKVEHQEVKINGAVKAAEFIQPLLG comes from the coding sequence ATGATGAACAAGAAAGTGTTATTTATCAGCAGCTCCATTGGTCTTGGGCATGCGGCGAGGGATTTGGCGATTGCGAAGGAAATGAAGAAGCGGAACCCTGATATTGAAATTTCCTGGCTGGCGGGTGACCCTGCCCGAAGAGTGATTGAGGAAGCGGGCGAGTATTTGCTGCCAGAATGCCAGCTGCTCGGAGAGGATAGCTTATTGGCTGAGCAGGTGTCGAATGGCTACGGATTAAATGTTAATACCTATTTATTTCGGGTGCTATTGGAATGGCGAAAAAGTATTGCGGTCATCAATAAGATTACAAAGGAAAATCAATTCGACCTAATCATTGCGGATGAGGCATATGAATTAATTTTAGCCTTTTTACTGTTTCCAGGTATCAAGCGGAAGGCTCCTTTTGTGATGATTTATGACTTTTTTGGCTTTGATGCGACCACTAAAAATCCCATTGAAAAATTGGGTACCTACCTTTGGAATTTCGCTTGGATTACAGGCAATCGTATTCCCTGGGTGGAGGATCTGTCACTGTTTGTCGGAGAAGCAGACGATATTGCGGATAAATCCTATGGGTTATTTTTACCAAGTGCAAGAAAGCATGCGGAAAAGCATTATAACTTCCTGGGGAACATTCTTGCCTTTGACCCACAGAATTATCGCGATTCGGTAGAGCTGAAAAGCCAGCTTGGTTATGGAAAAGGGCCTTTGATTATATGTGCGGTTGGCGGAACGGCGATTGGGGTCGACCTATTAAATCTATGTTCACGTACCTACGGCTTGTTAAAAGCTAAAGTGCCTGACCTACAGATGGTGCTCGTCTGCGGGCCGCGAATCGATCCGGATTCTGTTACGGTGACGGAAGGAATCGAGATCAATGGCTATGTACCTGAATTATATAAGCATTTAGCCGCAAGTGACCTGGCGATTGTCCAGGGTGGTGGGACGACCACGATAGAGCTCGCTTCCATGAGAAAGAACTTCCTTTATTTCCCTTTAGAAGAGCACTTTGAGCAAAAACTGGTGTCTGATAAACTGACAAGGCTTGGAGCCGGGGTTAAAATGAACTTTTCCGAAACGGATGAAGGGACACTGGCAAAAGCTGTGCTGGACCACTTAGGTAAGAAGGTTGAGCATCAAGAGGTTAAGATAAACGGAGCGGTAAAGGCAGCAGAGTTTATCCAGCCGTTGTTGGGGTAG